The following proteins are co-located in the Halarcobacter sp. genome:
- a CDS encoding CCE_0567 family metalloprotein, producing the protein MAGLTEEQKEKKKELAKYKRKVVELAGVVHDIVEDTIWTDYDKLPELSEKIAVAMKDVTDFKEQHPYLK; encoded by the coding sequence ATGGCTGGATTAACTGAAGAACAAAAAGAGAAGAAAAAAGAGTTAGCAAAGTATAAAAGAAAAGTTGTGGAGCTTGCAGGTGTTGTCCATGATATAGTAGAAGATACTATCTGGACAGATTATGATAAACTACCTGAACTTAGTGAAAAAATTGCTGTTGCTATGAAAGATGTAACTGATTTTAAAGAACAGCATCCTTATTTAAAATAG
- a CDS encoding leucine-rich repeat domain-containing protein — MRTDIDDFIRWVRSNGLAATISTHIDDINMMTHLDLSKKKIRELPESFGVLKNLTVLKLSNNRLKKLPESIGKLGKLKNLQCENNLIEEIPPSISKLSKLMILNLNGNRLEYLPEEIYKLGSLTRLTLAANKIKVLSEGLGKLTKLLYLSLDTNELEELPDSFSNMQSLYYLDLSFNKLTYLPSSISKIEELETLLLEGNHLKNLPSLESHDMLIKLDLSDNSLNSLDFNVSKLEDLKIFILDNNSLSTLPEEICSLKKLTNLSVSSNSLVDLPENLGALQNLEELDVEDNEIEILPQSISNLKSLRNLYIDNNKDLKKPEGLNLEFCDVD, encoded by the coding sequence ATGAGAACTGATATTGATGATTTTATTAGATGGGTTAGGTCTAATGGCTTAGCTGCTACTATTTCAACTCATATAGATGATATTAATATGATGACACATCTTGATTTATCAAAAAAGAAGATTAGAGAATTACCTGAATCTTTTGGGGTTTTAAAAAATTTAACAGTTTTAAAACTGTCAAATAATAGATTAAAAAAACTTCCTGAATCAATTGGAAAATTAGGAAAGCTTAAAAATCTTCAATGTGAAAATAATCTAATTGAAGAGATACCTCCTTCAATTAGCAAGCTATCAAAATTGATGATTTTAAATCTAAATGGTAATCGTTTAGAGTATTTGCCTGAAGAGATATACAAATTAGGCTCTTTAACTAGACTTACTCTTGCGGCAAATAAAATTAAGGTATTGTCAGAAGGTTTGGGAAAATTAACTAAACTTTTATATTTGTCATTGGACACAAATGAGCTTGAAGAGTTGCCAGATTCATTTTCAAATATGCAATCTCTTTATTATTTAGACCTTTCTTTTAATAAATTAACTTATCTTCCAAGCTCTATATCTAAGATTGAAGAGTTAGAAACACTTCTTTTAGAAGGGAATCATCTTAAAAATCTTCCCTCTTTAGAGTCCCATGATATGTTAATAAAACTTGATTTAAGTGATAACTCACTTAATTCTTTAGATTTTAATGTAAGTAAATTAGAGGATTTGAAAATCTTTATTTTAGATAATAACTCTTTGAGTACACTTCCTGAAGAGATTTGTAGTCTTAAGAAGTTAACTAATTTAAGTGTTAGTTCAAACTCTTTAGTTGATTTACCTGAAAATTTAGGTGCTCTTCAAAATCTTGAAGAGTTAGATGTAGAAGATAATGAGATTGAAATTTTACCTCAGTCAATTAGCAATTTAAAGTCTTTAAGAAATCTTTATATTGACAATAATAAGGATTTAAAAAAACCAGAAGGACTTAATCTAGAATTTTGTGATGTAGATTGA
- a CDS encoding nitrogen fixation protein NifQ: MSNNETMEIEVLELLQTNANDDYAKNTLAPWIAKTSLRMGHLYSDLGLISRKEMGRLMSNNFTSLASIKPKEIRWKKFIYDCIGKTAPACATCKDITNCFQCSLAS; encoded by the coding sequence ATGAGTAATAACGAGACTATGGAGATAGAAGTATTAGAACTTCTTCAAACAAATGCAAATGATGATTATGCTAAAAACACTTTAGCACCATGGATAGCAAAAACTTCACTTAGAATGGGACATCTTTATTCAGACTTAGGTTTGATTAGTAGAAAAGAGATGGGAAGACTTATGTCTAACAACTTTACATCTTTAGCATCTATTAAACCAAAAGAGATTAGATGGAAAAAGTTTATTTATGATTGTATTGGTAAAACTGCACCTGCATGTGCAACATGTAAAGATATAACTAACTGTTTCCAGTGTTCATTAGCATCATAA
- a CDS encoding RluA family pseudouridine synthase, translated as MPFVLKKFSVKKGKKIQIALMQEVALKPRNASRLLAKSRVLDMKKEPYLLSEEIKDDFIYIALFEGHSRGLKPLVVFEDFAIFDKPSNLMIHPISKKTSYSLLDEIRFHFGDKANQAHRIDAETSGLVLVGLTEKVTNALATMFEKKEYKKSYLAIVEGKVEKELTIDKNLKKEGKTIGVRMATCEQDEGKSSITHLKPLKYNETKNISLVELVPITGRQHQIRVHLYSIGHRIVGDPIYGIDDNTAEAYLNKTLDSKERINNTGSYRLWLQANYLEFEYKGVIYKIYSKNNDIYKEFSN; from the coding sequence TTGCCATTTGTTTTAAAAAAATTTTCTGTTAAAAAAGGTAAAAAAATACAAATAGCCTTGATGCAAGAAGTAGCATTAAAGCCCCGTAATGCCAGTCGTTTACTAGCAAAATCAAGAGTCCTTGATATGAAAAAAGAACCATATTTATTATCAGAAGAGATTAAAGATGATTTTATCTATATAGCACTGTTTGAGGGGCATTCTAGGGGTCTAAAACCTTTAGTTGTTTTTGAAGATTTTGCTATCTTTGATAAACCCTCAAACTTAATGATTCATCCAATTTCAAAAAAAACTTCATATTCACTTCTTGATGAGATAAGATTTCATTTTGGAGATAAAGCAAATCAAGCCCATAGGATTGATGCAGAGACTTCAGGGTTAGTATTAGTAGGGCTGACAGAGAAAGTAACAAATGCACTAGCTACTATGTTTGAGAAAAAAGAGTATAAGAAGTCTTATCTAGCAATTGTAGAGGGAAAAGTTGAAAAAGAACTAACTATTGATAAAAACTTAAAAAAAGAGGGGAAAACTATAGGTGTTAGGATGGCAACTTGTGAACAAGATGAAGGTAAAAGTTCAATAACCCATCTAAAACCTCTAAAATACAATGAAACTAAAAATATATCTTTAGTAGAGCTTGTACCAATAACAGGCAGACAACACCAAATAAGAGTACATCTTTACTCAATTGGTCATAGGATAGTTGGCGACCCTATTTATGGAATCGATGATAACACGGCAGAGGCTTATTTAAATAAAACCTTAGATTCCAAAGAACGAATAAATAATACAGGTTCTTATAGGTTATGGTTACAAGCTAACTATTTAGAGTTTGAATATAAAGGTGTTATATACAAAATATATTCAAAAAACAATGACATCTATAAAGAGTTTAGTAATTAA
- the purB gene encoding adenylosuccinate lyase: protein MVERYAREEMSSKWTQEARYAAWLEVEKAAVKAWNKLGLIPDEDCRKIVENATFSVERIEEIEAVTKHDLIAFNTSVSESLGEESRWFHYGMTSSDAVDTGVALQMRDSLKIVIEDVKMLMESIKKRALEHKFTLMVGRSHGIHGEPITFGLTLAVWYDEVARHLKNLEETMEVISVGQISGAMGNFAHAPLELEEYAMAELGLKPEPCSNQVIHRDRYARLATALALLASSVEKFAVQVRHLQRTEVYEAEEYFAKGQKGSSAMPHKRNPILTENITGLARTIRAYAAPAMENVALWHERDISHSSNERFWLPDAFITTDFMLHRMNSVIANLTVMPENMMKNLNLTGGLVFSQRVLLELPKAGVSREDAYKIVQRNAMKVWEEIQQGKPTTNENGESLYLGHLLADEDLRAKLSEEQIRECFNYDYYTKNVDAIFKRVFK, encoded by the coding sequence ATGGTTGAAAGATATGCCAGAGAAGAGATGAGCTCAAAGTGGACACAAGAAGCAAGATATGCAGCATGGCTTGAAGTTGAAAAAGCAGCTGTAAAAGCTTGGAATAAACTTGGACTTATCCCTGATGAAGATTGTAGAAAGATAGTAGAAAATGCTACTTTCTCAGTAGAAAGAATAGAAGAGATTGAAGCTGTTACAAAACATGACTTAATCGCATTTAATACAAGTGTTTCTGAATCACTTGGTGAAGAGTCAAGATGGTTTCATTATGGAATGACATCTTCAGACGCTGTTGATACAGGTGTTGCACTTCAGATGAGAGACTCTTTAAAAATCGTGATTGAAGATGTTAAGATGTTAATGGAATCAATTAAAAAAAGAGCACTAGAACATAAGTTTACACTTATGGTAGGAAGAAGTCATGGTATCCATGGTGAGCCTATCACTTTTGGACTTACTCTTGCTGTATGGTATGATGAGGTAGCACGTCATCTTAAAAATCTTGAAGAGACTATGGAAGTTATCTCTGTAGGTCAAATCTCTGGAGCTATGGGTAACTTTGCTCATGCACCTCTTGAACTTGAAGAGTATGCAATGGCAGAATTAGGACTTAAACCTGAGCCTTGTTCAAACCAAGTTATCCATAGAGACAGATATGCAAGACTTGCAACTGCTTTAGCACTACTAGCTTCATCGGTTGAAAAATTTGCTGTTCAAGTAAGACATTTACAAAGAACAGAAGTTTATGAAGCTGAGGAATATTTTGCAAAAGGGCAAAAAGGTTCATCTGCTATGCCTCATAAAAGAAACCCAATTTTAACAGAAAATATTACTGGACTTGCAAGAACTATTAGAGCTTATGCTGCACCAGCTATGGAAAATGTTGCATTATGGCATGAAAGAGATATTTCTCACTCTTCAAATGAGAGATTTTGGTTACCAGATGCATTTATTACAACAGACTTTATGTTACACAGAATGAATAGCGTAATTGCAAATTTAACAGTTATGCCTGAAAATATGATGAAAAATTTAAACTTAACTGGTGGTTTAGTTTTCTCTCAGAGAGTTTTATTAGAATTACCAAAGGCAGGAGTAAGCAGAGAAGATGCTTATAAAATTGTTCAAAGAAATGCTATGAAAGTTTGGGAAGAGATACAACAAGGTAAACCTACTACAAACGAAAATGGAGAGTCTTTATATTTAGGACACTTATTAGCAGATGAAGATTTAAGAGCTAAATTAAGTGAAGAACAAATTAGGGAGTGTTTTAACTACGATTACTACACAAAAAATGTGGATGCTATTTTTAAAAGAGTATTTAAATAA
- a CDS encoding ribonucleoside-diphosphate reductase subunit alpha, with protein sequence MALMIEKRNGRKEVLDITKIQKMTIEATEGLVGVSQSELELDAQIKFIDGMSSSDIQDALIKTAVEKIDIDVPNWTFVAARLFLFDLYHRVGKATHGIKGEPYCHLKDYLRYGKEAGRLIPSLGEGYDLDDLNNHIDPSRDLLFNYLGVKTLYDRYLIKNRHGEPMELPQQMFMAIAMFLAQDEDNKQERAKEFYDVVSKFEVMLATPTLSNARTNRHQLSSCYIGSSPDNIEGIFDGYKEMALLSKYGGGIGWDWNQIRALGGVIDDHKSAAGGVIPFLKITNDIAIAVDQLGTRKGAIATYIEPWHMDVEDFIVLKKNSGEERRRTHDLFPALWIPDLFMERVLEDGYWTLFDPYEVKDLSELHGEEFKKRYEEYEHDENTTKERMKAKDLWKKILTSYFESGSPFLCFKDNANRANPNSHVGHIRSSNLCTEIFQNTNPNYYKIKLEYEDGTIETYDETEIIEVDAGQKKKANKVTALDSVNGKRVFIVEKEKYDGDTAVCNLASINLGRVNTKEDIERVVPTAIRMLDNVIDLNFYPLRKVKATNLKSRSIGLGVMGESQMVAESKLTWGSNDHLKKIDSVMETISYNAIKSSSDLAIEKGVYPTFEGSNWSKGIMPHDHTPQAVNALVEKDLFDGGYDWDALREKVKKDGMRNGYLMAIAPTSSISILVGTTQAIEPVYKRKWYEENLSGLIPVVVPNLSPETWTYYTPAYEVDQLDIVRAAAVRQKWIDQGQSTNIFMSLDKASGRYLHEIYTLAWKLGLKSTYYLRSQSPEAANDVEDRSMECTGCQ encoded by the coding sequence ATGGCACTAATGATTGAGAAAAGAAACGGAAGAAAAGAAGTTTTAGATATTACAAAAATTCAGAAAATGACTATTGAAGCAACTGAAGGTTTAGTTGGAGTATCTCAAAGTGAGCTTGAACTTGATGCTCAAATTAAATTTATTGATGGAATGAGTTCCTCTGATATTCAGGATGCATTAATTAAAACAGCGGTTGAAAAAATTGATATAGATGTTCCAAATTGGACTTTTGTTGCAGCTAGATTATTTTTATTTGACCTTTATCATAGAGTTGGAAAAGCAACTCATGGAATTAAAGGTGAGCCTTATTGCCATTTAAAAGATTATCTAAGATATGGAAAAGAAGCAGGAAGATTAATCCCTAGTTTAGGTGAAGGTTATGATTTAGATGATTTAAATAATCATATTGACCCAAGTAGAGATTTATTATTTAACTATTTAGGTGTAAAAACACTTTATGATAGATATTTAATCAAAAATAGACACGGGGAGCCAATGGAGCTTCCACAACAAATGTTTATGGCTATTGCAATGTTCCTAGCGCAAGATGAGGATAATAAACAAGAAAGAGCAAAAGAGTTTTATGATGTAGTTTCTAAATTTGAAGTTATGTTAGCAACTCCAACTTTATCAAATGCTAGAACAAATAGACACCAACTATCATCTTGTTATATTGGTTCAAGTCCAGATAACATTGAAGGTATCTTTGATGGATATAAAGAGATGGCTCTTTTATCTAAGTATGGTGGTGGAATTGGTTGGGACTGGAACCAAATCAGAGCTTTAGGTGGTGTTATTGATGACCATAAAAGTGCTGCTGGTGGAGTTATCCCCTTCTTAAAAATTACAAATGATATTGCAATTGCTGTTGACCAGTTAGGTACAAGAAAAGGTGCAATTGCTACATATATTGAGCCTTGGCATATGGATGTTGAAGATTTTATTGTATTAAAGAAAAACTCAGGTGAAGAAAGAAGAAGAACACACGATTTATTCCCAGCACTTTGGATTCCGGATCTATTTATGGAAAGAGTTTTAGAAGATGGTTATTGGACTTTATTTGACCCTTATGAAGTAAAAGATTTATCTGAACTTCACGGGGAAGAGTTCAAAAAAAGATATGAAGAGTATGAACATGATGAAAATACTACAAAAGAGAGAATGAAAGCTAAAGATTTATGGAAAAAAATCTTAACTTCATATTTTGAATCTGGTTCACCTTTCCTTTGCTTCAAAGACAATGCAAATAGAGCAAATCCTAACTCTCATGTTGGGCATATTAGAAGTTCTAACCTTTGTACAGAGATTTTCCAAAATACAAACCCTAACTACTATAAAATTAAGTTAGAATATGAAGATGGGACTATTGAAACATATGATGAAACAGAAATTATTGAAGTTGATGCTGGGCAAAAGAAAAAAGCAAATAAAGTAACTGCACTTGATTCTGTAAATGGTAAAAGAGTATTTATTGTAGAAAAAGAGAAATATGATGGGGATACTGCTGTTTGTAACTTAGCTTCAATCAATCTTGGTAGAGTAAACACTAAAGAGGATATCGAAAGAGTTGTTCCAACTGCGATTAGAATGCTTGATAATGTTATTGATCTTAACTTCTATCCATTAAGAAAAGTAAAAGCGACTAACTTAAAATCAAGATCTATTGGTCTTGGAGTTATGGGTGAGTCTCAAATGGTTGCAGAATCTAAACTTACTTGGGGAAGTAATGACCACCTTAAAAAGATTGATTCAGTTATGGAAACAATCTCTTATAATGCAATTAAATCTTCATCAGATTTAGCTATTGAAAAAGGTGTTTACCCAACATTTGAAGGTTCAAATTGGTCAAAAGGTATTATGCCTCATGATCATACACCACAAGCAGTTAATGCACTTGTAGAAAAAGATTTATTTGATGGTGGATATGATTGGGATGCACTTAGAGAAAAAGTTAAAAAAGATGGAATGAGAAATGGTTACTTAATGGCTATTGCTCCAACATCATCTATCTCTATTTTAGTTGGAACTACCCAAGCAATTGAGCCTGTGTACAAAAGAAAATGGTATGAAGAAAACTTATCAGGACTTATCCCTGTAGTTGTTCCTAATCTTTCTCCTGAAACATGGACTTATTATACTCCTGCTTATGAAGTTGATCAATTAGATATTGTAAGAGCTGCTGCTGTTAGACAAAAGTGGATAGATCAAGGTCAAAGTACAAATATCTTTATGTCTTTAGATAAAGCAAGTGGTAGATATTTACATGAAATTTATACTCTAGCTTGGAAGCTAGGATTAAAATCTACATATTATTTAAGAAGTCAGTCTCCTGAAGCTGCAAATGATGTAGAAGATAGAAGTATGGAGTGTACAGGTTGTCAATAA
- a CDS encoding ribonucleotide-diphosphate reductase subunit beta, with amino-acid sequence MSRKTIYNPESRETLTDRRIFGGNPDGMINFTRMKYQWALNLWDMMEGNTWFPREVQMTGDAKDYKYLTKPEKRMYDLVLSQLIFMDSLQTNNLMDNINPYITVPEINACLSRQSYEEANHSKSYAVMVESISDNTDEIYDMWKNDDKLKEKNDYIAAVYANLAGDITDEKIVLAMFANQILEGLYFYAGFAAIYALGKSGKMLGSSQMIRFIQRDEVTHLLLFQNMINSTRKERPDLFTAELEVKVREMFRKAVDLEASWGAYITQGQILGFTDKIIRQYIEYLADRRFEAVGYAPEYNVKHPIPWVDGYASFNDQRTNFFEGNVVNYSKGSIDFDDF; translated from the coding sequence ATGTCAAGAAAAACGATATATAATCCAGAGTCAAGAGAGACTCTAACTGATAGAAGAATTTTTGGTGGAAACCCAGATGGTATGATTAACTTTACTAGAATGAAATACCAATGGGCTTTAAATCTTTGGGATATGATGGAAGGAAATACTTGGTTTCCTAGAGAAGTTCAAATGACAGGTGATGCCAAGGATTATAAATATCTTACAAAACCTGAAAAAAGAATGTATGATTTAGTACTTTCCCAACTAATTTTTATGGATTCTTTACAAACAAATAACTTAATGGATAATATAAATCCATATATTACAGTACCAGAGATTAATGCTTGTCTTTCAAGACAATCCTATGAAGAGGCTAATCACTCAAAATCTTATGCAGTAATGGTTGAATCTATTTCTGATAATACAGATGAAATCTACGATATGTGGAAAAATGATGATAAATTAAAAGAGAAAAATGATTATATCGCTGCAGTTTATGCAAACTTAGCAGGAGATATTACAGATGAAAAAATCGTTCTTGCAATGTTTGCTAACCAAATCCTAGAAGGTTTATACTTCTATGCAGGTTTTGCAGCTATCTATGCACTTGGAAAATCGGGAAAAATGTTAGGTTCATCACAAATGATTAGATTCATCCAAAGAGATGAAGTGACACACCTATTACTTTTCCAAAACATGATTAATAGTACTAGAAAAGAGAGACCAGATCTATTTACTGCTGAACTTGAAGTTAAAGTAAGAGAAATGTTCAGAAAAGCAGTTGATTTAGAAGCTTCATGGGGAGCATATATCACACAAGGACAAATCTTAGGGTTTACAGATAAGATTATTAGACAATATATTGAATACCTAGCAGACAGAAGATTTGAAGCAGTAGGATACGCACCAGAATACAATGTAAAACACCCTATTCCTTGGGTTGATGGTTATGCAAGTTTTAATGACCAAAGAACTAACTTCTTCGAAGGAAATGTTGTAAACTATAGTAAAGGTTCAATCGACTTCGACGACTTCTAA
- a CDS encoding IS110 family transposase, translating to MYSIGLDVSKSTINVYIPINDLDLIIDNSLNGIKSLYSKLKKLYKKEIDKLVFVYEPTANYSFLLKQFCSNKNIKSFIVNPKKSASFAKVMGYRNKNDIKDAQLLSKMIVTAKDKDIKIPIVDTIEEELKELISGYKLIIKQQVITKNHIAALKAKKDKSYLIKEFELQYQFLKKQEQKIIKKIKSIIKKDEKLQQSFNNLQTIDGIGEISSIVLLIHFIQYKNANQKQIVSLAGLDPIEKSSGISVNGKTKISKAGSKICRGTLFMPAMTSIRNNERLKKFYDRLKENGKHTTVIQVAIMRKLLVIAHAVYKNNVPYDSEKI from the coding sequence ATGTATTCTATCGGATTAGATGTAAGTAAGTCAACAATTAATGTTTATATTCCAATAAATGATTTAGATTTAATTATTGATAATAGTTTAAATGGAATAAAAAGTTTGTACTCTAAACTAAAAAAGCTTTATAAAAAAGAGATAGATAAATTAGTATTTGTTTATGAACCAACAGCTAATTATTCATTTCTTTTAAAACAGTTTTGTTCAAACAAAAATATAAAAAGTTTTATAGTAAATCCTAAAAAAAGTGCTAGCTTTGCAAAAGTAATGGGATATAGAAATAAAAATGATATAAAAGATGCACAGCTTTTATCTAAAATGATTGTTACAGCTAAAGATAAAGATATTAAAATACCTATTGTAGATACCATAGAAGAAGAATTAAAAGAGCTTATTTCTGGATATAAATTAATTATTAAACAACAAGTTATAACTAAAAACCATATAGCTGCTTTAAAAGCAAAAAAAGATAAAAGCTATTTGATAAAAGAGTTTGAATTACAATATCAATTTTTAAAAAAACAAGAACAAAAAATTATCAAAAAAATAAAATCAATCATAAAAAAAGATGAGAAACTTCAACAATCATTTAATAATTTGCAAACAATTGATGGTATAGGAGAAATATCTTCAATTGTATTACTTATACATTTTATTCAATATAAAAATGCTAATCAAAAACAGATAGTATCTTTAGCAGGATTAGATCCAATAGAAAAAAGTTCAGGTATATCAGTTAATGGAAAAACAAAAATATCAAAAGCAGGTTCAAAAATATGTAGAGGTACTTTGTTTATGCCAGCAATGACATCAATAAGAAATAACGAAAGATTAAAAAAGTTTTATGATAGACTAAAAGAAAATGGAAAACATACTACAGTTATACAAGTAGCAATTATGAGAAAACTATTAGTTATTGCTCATGCCGTATATAAAAATAATGTACCATATGATTCAGAAAAAATTTAA
- a CDS encoding putative metalloprotease CJM1_0395 family protein: protein MEIGNNTSTFGYNVDYFSRATAQQQAVTDEQGVQQDSRGLEKNEASSESDNKEQQQTNKDTSQLTNEEKAYLSELRGIDSKVRAHEAAHQSGPAAVGGANFTYTKGPDGVMYAIGGEVPVTIETGSTPQESISNLQGVIATALAPADPSPQDLSIASRARVMMMQAQQELAQEIQEKVSNTDGYKENAKEQYEQNSNTSEDEEEPNTISA from the coding sequence ATGGAAATAGGAAACAACACATCTACCTTCGGCTACAACGTCGACTATTTTTCACGAGCAACTGCTCAACAACAAGCTGTAACAGACGAACAAGGGGTGCAGCAAGATTCAAGAGGTCTTGAAAAAAATGAAGCCTCTAGTGAGTCTGATAACAAGGAACAACAACAAACAAATAAAGATACTTCCCAATTAACAAATGAAGAAAAAGCATATCTTTCTGAACTTAGAGGAATAGATAGTAAAGTAAGAGCTCATGAAGCTGCTCATCAAAGTGGCCCAGCAGCTGTTGGTGGAGCTAATTTTACATATACTAAAGGACCAGATGGGGTTATGTATGCTATTGGTGGTGAAGTTCCTGTTACTATAGAAACTGGTTCAACGCCACAAGAGAGTATTTCAAATCTACAAGGGGTTATTGCTACAGCTTTAGCTCCTGCTGATCCTAGTCCACAAGATTTATCTATAGCATCAAGAGCTAGGGTAATGATGATGCAAGCACAACAAGAATTGGCACAAGAGATACAAGAAAAGGTATCAAATACAGATGGTTATAAAGAAAATGCAAAAGAGCAATATGAACAAAATAGTAATACTTCTGAAGATGAGGAAGAACCAAATACTATAAGTGCATAG
- a CDS encoding diguanylate cyclase, translating into MNRLILTLILFCSTLLAQSPILINTQTEIDDFNILVYEDKSTKLTIDEITKIDDFKTVNNHISNGFTNSVYWYKFIIKNQSSKDIERYIKTSENILDKIDFYLLSENKVVKHKKYGPGYFIDGEKNKLERAYLKLNLKKDETLTIYTKISSYYPMFNSFHIYDKTQLENFEYNYTTIYSFLIGSLLSLTLYNLMIFFYTKDTTYLYYVLYSLCLISWQTSMSGIYPFNTFSNTQAYYLIGACIPLVVAFLTLFTNSLLDIKLFSRKYYLTLNAISIFYFILAIWSLFNFKPAITIMNATASLVLPFLLYIGYKSYKAGNKIAIFYLFAQGFFLSLATLFSLSSFGLLDYNYLSRHGIMIGSFLEMILFSLALAYRIKLLEEEKLLIIQKAKNNLEVKVQERTKELEESKKKLEILANKDYLSDLYNRRPLFEISNKLINLAKRDNSDISVLLFDIDKFKVINDTFGHKAGDEVIRYFAKLLKEDRRTSDIVARIGGEEFVIFQPSTKKEDAYNVAQDIRKKVENLEIKTDNKTIKFTVSCGVASLTKEDKKLDELIARADKKLYEAKNTGRNKVIA; encoded by the coding sequence GTGAATAGATTAATATTAACATTGATTTTATTTTGTTCAACACTACTTGCACAATCTCCTATATTAATAAATACTCAAACAGAAATTGATGATTTTAATATTTTAGTATATGAGGATAAAAGTACAAAACTAACGATAGATGAAATAACCAAAATAGATGATTTTAAAACTGTAAATAATCACATAAGTAATGGTTTTACAAACTCTGTTTATTGGTATAAATTTATAATAAAAAATCAAAGTTCAAAAGATATTGAAAGATATATAAAAACATCAGAAAATATATTGGATAAGATTGATTTCTATTTATTATCAGAAAATAAAGTAGTTAAACACAAAAAATATGGTCCTGGATACTTTATTGATGGAGAAAAAAATAAACTAGAAAGAGCCTATTTAAAACTAAATCTAAAAAAAGATGAAACATTAACTATTTACACTAAAATTAGTTCTTATTATCCTATGTTTAACTCTTTTCATATCTATGACAAAACTCAATTAGAAAATTTTGAATACAACTATACAACAATATACTCATTTTTAATAGGTTCATTATTGTCCCTTACTTTATATAATTTAATGATATTCTTCTATACAAAAGATACAACATATTTATATTATGTTTTATATTCTCTGTGTTTAATCTCTTGGCAAACTTCAATGAGTGGAATATACCCTTTTAATACATTTTCAAATACACAAGCTTACTATTTGATTGGTGCTTGTATCCCTCTTGTAGTAGCTTTTCTAACTCTTTTTACAAACTCACTTCTAGATATAAAGCTATTTTCAAGAAAATATTATTTAACTTTAAATGCAATCTCAATTTTTTATTTTATCTTAGCTATCTGGAGTCTTTTTAACTTTAAACCAGCAATTACAATAATGAATGCAACAGCATCTTTGGTCTTACCTTTCCTTTTATACATAGGCTATAAAAGTTACAAAGCTGGAAATAAAATAGCTATTTTTTATCTCTTTGCTCAAGGGTTTTTCCTATCTTTAGCAACTTTATTCTCACTTTCATCATTTGGCTTATTAGATTACAACTATCTATCAAGACATGGGATAATGATAGGCTCTTTTTTAGAGATGATACTTTTTTCACTTGCTTTAGCATATAGAATAAAACTTTTAGAAGAGGAGAAACTTTTAATAATACAAAAAGCCAAAAATAATTTGGAAGTTAAAGTACAAGAAAGAACAAAAGAGCTTGAAGAATCAAAGAAAAAACTTGAAATACTAGCAAATAAAGACTATCTTTCTGATCTTTATAACAGAAGGCCTCTTTTTGAAATAAGTAACAAACTAATAAATCTAGCAAAAAGAGATAATAGTGATATTAGTGTTTTACTTTTTGATATTGATAAGTTTAAAGTTATAAATGATACTTTTGGACATAAAGCAGGGGATGAAGTTATAAGATATTTTGCAAAACTACTTAAAGAAGATAGAAGAACTTCAGATATTGTTGCAAGAATAGGTGGAGAAGAGTTTGTTATTTTCCAACCATCAACTAAAAAAGAAGATGCATATAATGTAGCCCAAGATATTAGAAAAAAAGTGGAAAATCTAGAAATAAAAACTGATAATAAAACAATAAAATTTACTGTTAGTTGTGGAGTAGCTTCTTTAACAAAAGAGGATAAAAAACTAGATGAATTAATAGCTAGAGCTGATAAAAAACTTTATGAAGCTAAAAATACAGGAAGAAATAAAGTTATAGCATAA